A part of Myxococcales bacterium genomic DNA contains:
- a CDS encoding amidohydrolase family protein: protein MKKLLLFFFVMPIKIFAFSEDGDYHLHLGGSVSREFLQSLAVNDVRDDLIAQINDPSLSIKLFSISHQLLNSPERIKSATLDVINKSEASYLEIRTGLRSFDESKNYQPYLDSFVQALRESPKAVKGYLSVDRFKSEHDKNYINFIIDAALKNSDVIAGIDISGFSPHAPRMLEGEFLSQTIEKILQHNLCLTIHMGETQSQEEYRDSTTVLSSLQKLFEKNSLYRQKVRLGHVIFLTDEQVGILLELRVPCEFCPSSFIFLTKNIEFDHKKHPLKKIFKEGVSVLLGTDDTLIFQTSFKEEQNKFKQFFILGEPMH, encoded by the coding sequence ATGAAAAAATTATTATTATTTTTTTTTGTGATGCCAATAAAGATCTTTGCTTTTAGTGAGGATGGCGATTACCACTTGCATCTTGGCGGTAGTGTTTCGAGAGAGTTTTTACAAAGCTTGGCAGTGAATGATGTGCGCGATGATTTGATAGCGCAGATAAATGATCCATCTTTGAGTATAAAATTATTTTCTATTTCTCACCAACTACTCAATAGTCCTGAACGTATAAAGTCTGCGACATTAGATGTGATCAATAAAAGTGAGGCCAGTTATTTAGAAATCCGCACCGGTTTGCGCTCTTTTGATGAAAGTAAAAACTACCAGCCTTATCTCGATTCTTTTGTGCAAGCTTTACGGGAGTCACCAAAAGCGGTTAAAGGCTATCTAAGTGTTGATCGTTTTAAAAGTGAACACGATAAAAACTATATCAATTTTATCATTGATGCAGCTTTAAAAAACTCAGATGTGATTGCGGGAATTGATATATCGGGTTTTTCTCCTCACGCACCAAGGATGCTTGAGGGAGAGTTTCTTTCTCAAACCATCGAAAAAATTCTTCAGCATAATCTTTGTTTGACTATTCATATGGGTGAAACCCAATCTCAAGAAGAATATAGAGATTCAACTACGGTATTATCTAGCTTGCAAAAATTATTTGAAAAAAATTCTTTATATCGACAAAAAGTTCGTTTAGGCCATGTAATATTTCTTACTGATGAACAAGTGGGAATTTTATTAGAACTTCGTGTCCCGTGTGAGTTCTGTCCTTCATCATTTATTTTTTTGACAAAGAATATTGAATTCGATCACAAGAAACATCCTTTAAAAAAAATCTTCAAAGAAGGGGTTAGTGTGCTCTTAGGGACTGATGATACGCTTATATTTCAAACAAGTTTTAAAGAGGAGCAGAATAAATTTAAACAATTTTTTATATTAGGCGAGCCTATGCATTAA